The following are from one region of the Streptomyces fradiae genome:
- a CDS encoding MFS transporter, translated as MARTNTAGARLRTAGGGANRWVVLVVLCVSLLLVALDSTVLHVAVPSLTEDLHPSSTALLWIVDAYPLICASLLILFGTLGDRVGRRRVLLLGYGLFGLASAIAALATAPEVLIGARALLGVGGAMIMPATLSILRAVFPDRRERATAIGIWTATAAIGAATGPVLGGFLVEHFWWGSVFLVNIPLMALMLPLGRLLLPESRGETDGPWDVLGALMAAAGVLGVVLGVKRLGAGDPPLALATLGPLLLGAALLVLFVRRQRRRPYPLIDMKLFARPAFTTSVGCVVLAMLALVGLQLIAVQYLQLILGLSPVETGLRLLPLTFAAMAAGATGSYTLRRLGPRRMVCWGFLLTAGAVLLLVLMGQHDRPLLLTVGFILLGFGLQTTLFSAYESMLSEAPPESAGGAAAIGETSYQLGAGMGTALLGSVMNAAYAPGLSGVPGVPDGAAKAATNSLGEAYQVAARLGGAAGDALHHAARHAFVNGLHVTLFVSAGLLLTGALMAVRLPRVMECPAVDPRLADAVDAVDVRAGVDAGVVPARTLPGPDGEPRTGGGAADAVRVPATRGRTEPAGSATPSH; from the coding sequence ATGGCGCGGACGAACACGGCCGGAGCACGTCTCCGCACCGCCGGCGGCGGTGCCAACCGCTGGGTCGTCCTCGTCGTCCTCTGCGTCAGTCTGCTGCTTGTCGCGCTCGACTCGACCGTGCTGCACGTCGCCGTCCCCTCCCTCACCGAGGACCTGCACCCCAGCTCCACCGCGCTGCTGTGGATCGTCGACGCCTATCCGCTGATCTGCGCCTCGCTCCTCATCCTCTTCGGCACCCTGGGTGACCGGGTCGGCCGCAGACGGGTGCTGCTGCTCGGTTACGGGCTGTTCGGCCTCGCCTCCGCGATCGCCGCGCTCGCCACCGCGCCCGAGGTGCTGATCGGCGCCCGCGCCCTGCTCGGCGTCGGCGGCGCGATGATCATGCCCGCCACGCTCTCGATCCTCCGCGCCGTCTTCCCCGACCGGCGCGAGCGGGCCACCGCCATCGGCATCTGGACGGCCACCGCCGCCATCGGCGCCGCCACCGGGCCGGTGCTCGGCGGCTTCCTCGTCGAGCACTTCTGGTGGGGCTCGGTCTTCCTCGTGAACATTCCGCTGATGGCGCTGATGCTGCCGCTCGGCCGGCTGCTGCTGCCCGAGTCCCGCGGCGAGACCGACGGGCCCTGGGACGTGCTCGGCGCGCTGATGGCCGCCGCCGGTGTGCTCGGCGTGGTCCTCGGCGTGAAGCGGCTCGGCGCCGGCGACCCGCCGCTCGCCCTCGCCACCCTCGGCCCGCTGCTGCTCGGCGCCGCGCTGCTCGTCCTCTTCGTACGGCGCCAGCGGCGGCGCCCGTACCCGCTGATCGACATGAAGCTGTTCGCCCGACCGGCCTTCACCACCTCGGTGGGCTGCGTGGTGCTCGCCATGCTGGCCCTGGTCGGCCTCCAGCTGATCGCCGTCCAGTACCTCCAGCTGATCCTCGGCCTCAGCCCCGTCGAGACCGGCCTCCGGCTGCTCCCGCTGACCTTCGCCGCGATGGCGGCCGGCGCCACCGGCTCGTACACCCTGCGCCGGCTCGGCCCGCGCCGGATGGTCTGCTGGGGCTTCCTGCTCACCGCCGGCGCGGTGCTGCTGCTGGTCCTCATGGGCCAGCACGACCGGCCGCTGCTGCTCACCGTGGGCTTCATACTGCTCGGCTTCGGCCTGCAGACCACGCTCTTCTCGGCGTACGAGTCGATGCTCAGCGAGGCCCCGCCGGAGAGCGCGGGCGGGGCGGCGGCGATCGGCGAGACCTCGTACCAGCTCGGCGCCGGCATGGGCACCGCACTGCTCGGCAGCGTGATGAACGCGGCCTACGCGCCCGGTCTGAGCGGGGTGCCGGGCGTGCCGGACGGCGCGGCGAAGGCCGCCACCAACTCGCTCGGCGAGGCCTACCAGGTCGCCGCCCGGCTCGGCGGCGCGGCCGGCGACGCGCTGCACCACGCGGCCCGGCACGCCTTCGTGAACGGACTGCACGTGACGCTGTTCGTGAGCGCCGGGCTGCTCCTGACCGGCGCGCTGATGGCGGTGCGCCTGCCGCGGGTGATGGAGTGCCCGGCGGTCGACCCGCGCCTCGCGGACGCGGTGGACGCCGTGGACGTCAGGGCCGGCGTGGACGCCGGGGTGGTGCCGGCCCGGACGCTGCCGGGACCGGACGGTGAGCCGCGGACGGGGGGCGGGGCCGCGGATGCCGTACGGGTCCCCGCCACGCGGGGCCGGACCGAACCGGCCGGCTCGGCGACGCCGAGCCACTGA